From one Humulus lupulus chromosome 8, drHumLupu1.1, whole genome shotgun sequence genomic stretch:
- the LOC133796564 gene encoding large ribosomal subunit protein eL13z-like has protein sequence MVKHNNVIPNGHFKKHWQNYVKTWFNQPARKTRRRIARQKKAVKIFPRPTAGSLRPVVHGQTLKYNMKVRAGRGFSLEELKAAGIPKKLAPTIGISVDHRRRNRSLEGLQSNVQRLKTYKAKLVVFPRRARKFKAGDSAPEELANATQVQGKYLPIAREKPAFELVKITDDMKSFKAYNKLRLERTNERHLGARLKRAAEAEKEEKK, from the coding sequence ATGGTTAAGCACAACAATGTCATCCCTAACGGGCATTTCAAGAAACATTGGCAGAACTACGTGAAGACTTGGTTCAACCAACCAGCAAGGAAGACGAGGAGAAGGATTGCTCGCCAGAAGAAGGCTGTGAAGATCTTCCCCAGGCCTACAGCTGGATCCCTTCGTCCAGTTGTTCATGGACAGACTTTGAAGTACAATATGAAGGTTCGGGCTGGCAGGGGCTTTTCACTGGAAGAGCTCAAGGCCGCTGGAATTCCAAAGAAGCTCGCACCCACCATTGGAATATCTGTTGATCACCGCCGTCGGAACCGTTCCTTGGAGGGCCTGCAGTCTAATGTTCAGAGGCTCAAAACTTACAAGGCCAAACTTGTTGTCTTCCCAAGGCGTGCTCGCAAGTTCAAGGCTGGAGACTCTGCCCCAGAGGAGTTGGCCAATGCTACCCAGGTCCAAGGCAAGTACTTGCCTATTGCTCGTGAGAAGCCAGCATTTGAGCTCGTTAAGATTACAGATGATATGAAGTCATTCAAGGCCTACAACAAGCTCAGGCTAGAGCGTACAAATGAACGCCATCTCGGTGCTAGGTTGAAGAGGGCAGCAGAGGCtgagaaggaagagaagaagtAG